A stretch of the Gossypium hirsutum isolate 1008001.06 chromosome D07, Gossypium_hirsutum_v2.1, whole genome shotgun sequence genome encodes the following:
- the LOC107955001 gene encoding auxilin-related protein 1 isoform X2, with translation MHLYLMICSLVSVRVTLQHLQGYHSVGYPLLLELRWDNRSTSESSRSQKLASNSSKTGSNLMENPFVVLEPKLDPADLSTGLFADPPGVTSKLNGFGKSGVESSSGSGGVFDDIDPLHGLGKSVPLGSSEINKRGKDRSPLSTDSGQQAPVTKEQNHRDYENHTKKRMPSTDNFLDSHQPVFDMPSMSTDFHSSVGRATSPPPYMNVDSNETSSQVHSTPRSEENFDASDDVWLTVSEIPLFTQPTSAPPPSRPPPPRPPRVSKTTTGSFSSTNAKMKVDDFSSFQNSTQCSQRSSQSTRAAANSSVTSQIDELEEFAMGRAWNNVEQAEGFPIDDFETSSVAAASAAAMKEAMDRAEAKFRHAKEMRERENFKAARTKEADQMDKDERDTQDAFDREKQERLERERQQREREEEEREQRRHELEREREEKEREQRRLEKERERVREMERERERARQAVERATREARERAAAEARARAERVAVEKAAAEARERAERAAVQRVQTEARERAAAEARERAERAAAEAREREARERETQERAASAKAEAEARRRAERAAVERAAAEARERAAASASASQQNNDNDLESFFSMGSRPSNAPRPRANISDPVFDGQNRGGPEVAKRTSVGSSSSMKKASSTTNIVDDLSSIFGAAASSSGEFQEVEGETEERRRARLERHQRTQERAAKALAEKNQRDLQVQREQAERHRISETLDVEIKRWAAGKEGNLRALLSTMQYVLWPECGWQPVSLTDLITAAAVKKAYRKATLCIHPDKVQQKGANLQQKYISEKVFDLLKEAWNKFNSEELF, from the exons ATGCACCTTTATTTGATGATTTGCTCGCTGGTTTCGGTCAGAGTAACTCTGCAGCATCTGCAAG GGTATCATTCGGTTGGTTATCCGTTGTTGTTGGAGTTAAGATGGGACAATAG ATCAACTTCAGAGTCTAGCCGGTCTCAGAAACTAGCCTCAAATTCAAGCAAGACTGGCTCTAATTTGATGGAGAACCCTTTTGTTGTCTTAGAACCAAAACTGGACCCTGCAGATTTATCCACAGGGTTGTTTGCTGACCCCCCTGGAGTAACAAGTAAACTTAATGGATTTGGGAAGTCTGGTGTAGAGAGCTCATCTGGAAGTGGGGGAGTATTTGATGATATTGATCCTCTTCATGGTCTTGGAAAATCTGTACCGCTTGGGTCATCTGAGATCAATAAGAGAGGGAAGGATAGGAGTCCTTTAAGCACTGATAGCGGACAACAAGCTCCTGTTACTAAAGAGCAAAATCATAGGGATTATGAGAACCATACAAAGAAGAGGATGCCTTCTACGGACAATTTTCTTGACTCTCATCAACCCGTTTTTGACATGCCCAGTATGTCAACTGATTTTCATAGCTCTGTTGGTCGAGCTACTAGCCCTCCTCCATACATGAACGTCGATTCTAATGAGACTAGTTCCCAGGTACATTCAACTCCCAGATCTGAGGAGAATTTTGATGCATCTGATGATGTTTGGCTCACTGTATCAGAGATTCCACTCTTTACACAACCTACTAGTGCTCCACCCCCTTCAAGACCCCCTCCTCCAAGACCACCACGAGTTTCAAAGACAACGACAGGCTCATTTTCTTCCACAAATGCAAAAATGAAGGTAGATGATTTTTCTTCTTTCCAGAATTCAACTCAGTGCTCACAACGGAGCTCCCAGTCAACTCGTGCTGCAGCAAACAGCTCTGTTACATCTCAAATTGATGAACTTGAAGAGTTTGCAATGGGTAGGGCCTGGAATAATGTTGAACAGGCTGAAGGTTTTCCCATTGATGATTTTGAGACTAGTTCTGTTGCTGCTGCTTCTGCTGCTGCCATGAAAGAGGCGATGGATAGAGCAGAGGCTAAATTTAGGCATGCAAAGGAAATGAGGGAGAGAGAAAATTTTAAGGCTGCCAGAACTAAAGAAGCTGATCAAATGGATAAAGATGAGAGAGATACGCAAGATGCTTTTGATAGAGAAAAGCAAGAGAGACTGGAGCGCGAGAGGCAACAAAGAGAAAGGGAGGAGGAAGAAAGAGAGCAAAGGAGACATGAATTGGAGAGGGAAAGGGAGGAGAAGGAGAGAGAACAAAGAAGGCTTGAAAAAGAGAGGGAGCGAGTCAGGGAGATGGAGAGGGAAAGGGAAAGGGCTAGACAAGCTGTTGAAAGGGCTACTAGAGAAGCACGTGAAAGAGCAGCTGCTGAGGCTCGTGCTAGAGCTGAAAGGGTTGCTGTTGAAAAGGCAGCTGCTGAAGCTCGAGAGCGTGCGGAAAGGGCTGCAGTGCAGAGAGTGCAAACTGAAGCCCGTGAAAGGGCAGCTGCCGAGGCAAGAGAAAGAGCAGAAAGAGCTGCAGCAGAAGCAAGGGAAAGGGAGGCAAGAGAGAGAGAAACACAGGAGAGGGCTGCATCAGCAAAAGCTGAAGCTGAAGCAAGGCGTAGAGCAGAAAGAGCTGCTGTGGAGAGGGCTGCTGCGGAGGCTCGAGAAAGAGCTGCTGCTTCTGCAAGTGCAAGCCAGCAAAATAATGACAATGATCTTGAATCCTTTTTTAGTATGGGTTCTCGACCAAGCAATGCGCCAAGGCCAAGAGCTAACATTTCG GATCCTGTGTTTGATGGACAAAACAGGGGAGGGCCTGAAGTAGCTAAGAGAACATCTGTTGGATCTTCATCTAGCATGAAGAAAGCATCTTCAACTACAAATATTGTTGATGATCTCAGTTCTATTTTTGGAG CTGCTGCATCTTCATCTGGTGAGTTCCAAGAGGTTGAAGGGGAAACTGAAGAAAGGCGAAGAGCCAGGTTGGAACGCCACCAACGAACTCAGGAGCGTGCT GCAAAAGCACTGGCTGAGAAAAATCAACGTGACCTTCAAGTGCAAAGGGAACAAGCTGAGAGACAT AGAATTTCTGAAACACTTGATGTTGAGATCAAGAGATGGGCTGCTGGGAAAGAGGGAAATTTGCGTGCTCTACTATCAACCATGCAATAT GTTCTTTGGCCTGAATGTGGTTGGCAACCTGTTTCTTTGACGGATTTGATTACAGCTGCTGCTGTTAAAAAGGCTTACAGAAAGGCTACTCT
- the LOC107955001 gene encoding auxilin-related protein 2 isoform X1, translating to MDDFPGLLAKDFGVKPQGKSAPMAPPRNPSSGSNYGFGSDFTRSSYGNSKSSSNSIFDDDVYRGQPKYSSESRATSAQTPSFDYDSFFKDPKPPVFDKPVYDDDLFDGLPGIKSSSTAAKYDDVFAVSGSSPKHKSMSSSPLDALLGNLGRKETEMKSKSERVKAEKDAPLFDDLLAGFGQSNSAASARSTSESSRSQKLASNSSKTGSNLMENPFVVLEPKLDPADLSTGLFADPPGVTSKLNGFGKSGVESSSGSGGVFDDIDPLHGLGKSVPLGSSEINKRGKDRSPLSTDSGQQAPVTKEQNHRDYENHTKKRMPSTDNFLDSHQPVFDMPSMSTDFHSSVGRATSPPPYMNVDSNETSSQVHSTPRSEENFDASDDVWLTVSEIPLFTQPTSAPPPSRPPPPRPPRVSKTTTGSFSSTNAKMKVDDFSSFQNSTQCSQRSSQSTRAAANSSVTSQIDELEEFAMGRAWNNVEQAEGFPIDDFETSSVAAASAAAMKEAMDRAEAKFRHAKEMRERENFKAARTKEADQMDKDERDTQDAFDREKQERLERERQQREREEEEREQRRHELEREREEKEREQRRLEKERERVREMERERERARQAVERATREARERAAAEARARAERVAVEKAAAEARERAERAAVQRVQTEARERAAAEARERAERAAAEAREREARERETQERAASAKAEAEARRRAERAAVERAAAEARERAAASASASQQNNDNDLESFFSMGSRPSNAPRPRANISDPVFDGQNRGGPEVAKRTSVGSSSSMKKASSTTNIVDDLSSIFGAAASSSGEFQEVEGETEERRRARLERHQRTQERAAKALAEKNQRDLQVQREQAERHRISETLDVEIKRWAAGKEGNLRALLSTMQYVLWPECGWQPVSLTDLITAAAVKKAYRKATLCIHPDKVQQKGANLQQKYISEKVFDLLKEAWNKFNSEELF from the exons TGGGGTCAAACCCCAAGGGAAGTCGGCCCCGATGGCACCTCCTAGAAACCCTTCTTCGGGTTCCAATTACGGGTTCGGATCCGATTTTACCCGCTCCTCATACGGCAACTCCAAATCGTCATCCAATTCCATTTTCGACGACGACGTCTACCGTGGACAGCCTAAATACTCTTCTGAGTCTCGAGCCACTAGCGCGCAAACGCCGTCCTTCGATTACGATTCCTTTTTCAAGGACCCGAAGCCGCCGGTTTTTGACAAGCCTGTTTATGATGACGATCTTTTCGACGGATTGCCTGGGATCAAGAGCTCCTCCACGGCCGCTAAGTATGACGACGTTTTTGCGGTCTCGGGGTCTTCTCCAAAGCATAAATCGATGAGTAGCTCGCCGCTGGATGCTCTGCTTGGGAATCTGGGGAGGAAAGAGACCGAGATGAAGTCCAAGAGCGAGAGAGTGAAAGCAGAAAAAGATGCACCTTTATTTGATGATTTGCTCGCTGGTTTCGGTCAGAGTAACTCTGCAGCATCTGCAAG ATCAACTTCAGAGTCTAGCCGGTCTCAGAAACTAGCCTCAAATTCAAGCAAGACTGGCTCTAATTTGATGGAGAACCCTTTTGTTGTCTTAGAACCAAAACTGGACCCTGCAGATTTATCCACAGGGTTGTTTGCTGACCCCCCTGGAGTAACAAGTAAACTTAATGGATTTGGGAAGTCTGGTGTAGAGAGCTCATCTGGAAGTGGGGGAGTATTTGATGATATTGATCCTCTTCATGGTCTTGGAAAATCTGTACCGCTTGGGTCATCTGAGATCAATAAGAGAGGGAAGGATAGGAGTCCTTTAAGCACTGATAGCGGACAACAAGCTCCTGTTACTAAAGAGCAAAATCATAGGGATTATGAGAACCATACAAAGAAGAGGATGCCTTCTACGGACAATTTTCTTGACTCTCATCAACCCGTTTTTGACATGCCCAGTATGTCAACTGATTTTCATAGCTCTGTTGGTCGAGCTACTAGCCCTCCTCCATACATGAACGTCGATTCTAATGAGACTAGTTCCCAGGTACATTCAACTCCCAGATCTGAGGAGAATTTTGATGCATCTGATGATGTTTGGCTCACTGTATCAGAGATTCCACTCTTTACACAACCTACTAGTGCTCCACCCCCTTCAAGACCCCCTCCTCCAAGACCACCACGAGTTTCAAAGACAACGACAGGCTCATTTTCTTCCACAAATGCAAAAATGAAGGTAGATGATTTTTCTTCTTTCCAGAATTCAACTCAGTGCTCACAACGGAGCTCCCAGTCAACTCGTGCTGCAGCAAACAGCTCTGTTACATCTCAAATTGATGAACTTGAAGAGTTTGCAATGGGTAGGGCCTGGAATAATGTTGAACAGGCTGAAGGTTTTCCCATTGATGATTTTGAGACTAGTTCTGTTGCTGCTGCTTCTGCTGCTGCCATGAAAGAGGCGATGGATAGAGCAGAGGCTAAATTTAGGCATGCAAAGGAAATGAGGGAGAGAGAAAATTTTAAGGCTGCCAGAACTAAAGAAGCTGATCAAATGGATAAAGATGAGAGAGATACGCAAGATGCTTTTGATAGAGAAAAGCAAGAGAGACTGGAGCGCGAGAGGCAACAAAGAGAAAGGGAGGAGGAAGAAAGAGAGCAAAGGAGACATGAATTGGAGAGGGAAAGGGAGGAGAAGGAGAGAGAACAAAGAAGGCTTGAAAAAGAGAGGGAGCGAGTCAGGGAGATGGAGAGGGAAAGGGAAAGGGCTAGACAAGCTGTTGAAAGGGCTACTAGAGAAGCACGTGAAAGAGCAGCTGCTGAGGCTCGTGCTAGAGCTGAAAGGGTTGCTGTTGAAAAGGCAGCTGCTGAAGCTCGAGAGCGTGCGGAAAGGGCTGCAGTGCAGAGAGTGCAAACTGAAGCCCGTGAAAGGGCAGCTGCCGAGGCAAGAGAAAGAGCAGAAAGAGCTGCAGCAGAAGCAAGGGAAAGGGAGGCAAGAGAGAGAGAAACACAGGAGAGGGCTGCATCAGCAAAAGCTGAAGCTGAAGCAAGGCGTAGAGCAGAAAGAGCTGCTGTGGAGAGGGCTGCTGCGGAGGCTCGAGAAAGAGCTGCTGCTTCTGCAAGTGCAAGCCAGCAAAATAATGACAATGATCTTGAATCCTTTTTTAGTATGGGTTCTCGACCAAGCAATGCGCCAAGGCCAAGAGCTAACATTTCG GATCCTGTGTTTGATGGACAAAACAGGGGAGGGCCTGAAGTAGCTAAGAGAACATCTGTTGGATCTTCATCTAGCATGAAGAAAGCATCTTCAACTACAAATATTGTTGATGATCTCAGTTCTATTTTTGGAG CTGCTGCATCTTCATCTGGTGAGTTCCAAGAGGTTGAAGGGGAAACTGAAGAAAGGCGAAGAGCCAGGTTGGAACGCCACCAACGAACTCAGGAGCGTGCT GCAAAAGCACTGGCTGAGAAAAATCAACGTGACCTTCAAGTGCAAAGGGAACAAGCTGAGAGACAT AGAATTTCTGAAACACTTGATGTTGAGATCAAGAGATGGGCTGCTGGGAAAGAGGGAAATTTGCGTGCTCTACTATCAACCATGCAATAT GTTCTTTGGCCTGAATGTGGTTGGCAACCTGTTTCTTTGACGGATTTGATTACAGCTGCTGCTGTTAAAAAGGCTTACAGAAAGGCTACTCT